The following are encoded in a window of Streptomyces sp. Go-475 genomic DNA:
- a CDS encoding penicillin-binding protein 2, with the protein MNKPLRRIAIFCGLLVLALLIRDNWIQYVKADELRTDTKNRRVSIERYASPRGDIIVGGDPITGHATTTSGDFKFKRTYKDGPMWAPVTGFVSQAFGANQLESIEDGILTGNDDRLFFRNTLDMLTGKKKEGGNVVTTLNADAQKAAYNGLKKQGGKGAVVALEPSTGKILALASYPSYDPSSIAGNSEEDAKAWKKLDKKNNPDDPMLNRALRETYPPGSTFKVVTAAAALEDGLYPDPDAKTDSPDPWVMEGTTTKLPNEGNIPCKNATLRVALQYSCNTVFGKIGSDLGNDKMLDMAKKFGFTEEQFTPVRSSASVFSDDMNPSQTALSSIGQFNTAATPLQMAMVASAVANNGTLMKPYMVDELQAPNVDTIEKTEPEEMSQPLSAKNAQLLQSMMETVVDKGTGSNAKIPGVKVGGKTGTAQHGVDNSENPYAWFISYAKGADGTAPVAVAVVIEDDNAVRDDISGGGLAAPIARNVMEAVIESKK; encoded by the coding sequence ATGAACAAGCCCCTGCGCCGGATCGCGATCTTCTGCGGCCTGCTCGTCCTGGCACTGCTGATCCGCGACAACTGGATCCAGTACGTCAAGGCCGACGAGCTGAGGACCGACACCAAGAACCGACGCGTCTCGATCGAGCGCTACGCCTCACCGCGCGGCGACATCATCGTCGGCGGCGACCCCATCACCGGGCACGCCACGACCACCTCGGGCGACTTCAAGTTCAAGCGCACCTACAAGGACGGCCCCATGTGGGCGCCCGTCACCGGCTTCGTCTCGCAGGCCTTCGGCGCCAACCAGCTGGAGTCCATCGAGGACGGCATCCTCACCGGCAACGACGACCGGCTCTTCTTCCGCAACACGCTCGACATGCTCACGGGCAAGAAGAAGGAGGGCGGCAACGTCGTCACGACGCTCAACGCCGACGCGCAGAAGGCCGCCTACAACGGCCTGAAGAAGCAGGGCGGCAAGGGCGCGGTGGTGGCGCTGGAGCCGTCCACCGGAAAGATCCTGGCGCTGGCCTCCTACCCGTCGTACGACCCCTCGTCGATCGCGGGCAACAGCGAAGAGGACGCCAAGGCCTGGAAGAAGCTGGACAAGAAGAACAACCCCGACGACCCGATGCTCAACCGGGCGCTGCGGGAGACGTACCCGCCCGGCTCGACCTTCAAGGTCGTCACCGCGGCCGCCGCCCTGGAGGACGGCCTGTACCCGGACCCGGACGCGAAGACCGACTCGCCCGACCCCTGGGTCATGGAGGGCACCACCACCAAGCTGCCCAACGAGGGCAACATCCCCTGCAAGAACGCGACGCTGCGCGTGGCGCTGCAGTACTCCTGCAACACCGTCTTCGGCAAGATCGGCTCCGACCTCGGCAACGACAAGATGCTGGACATGGCCAAGAAGTTCGGCTTCACCGAGGAGCAGTTCACGCCGGTCCGCTCCAGCGCGTCGGTGTTCTCCGACGACATGAACCCGTCGCAGACCGCGCTGTCCTCCATCGGCCAGTTCAACACCGCCGCGACCCCGCTGCAGATGGCCATGGTGGCCTCGGCCGTCGCCAACAACGGCACCCTCATGAAGCCGTACATGGTCGACGAGCTGCAGGCTCCGAACGTCGACACCATCGAGAAGACCGAGCCCGAGGAGATGAGCCAGCCGCTGTCGGCGAAGAACGCCCAGCTCCTCCAGTCGATGATGGAGACGGTCGTCGACAAGGGCACGGGCTCCAACGCCAAGATCCCCGGCGTCAAGGTCGGCGGCAAGACCGGTACCGCCCAGCACGGCGTGGACAACAGCGAGAACCCCTACGCGTGGTTCATCTCCTACGCCAAGGGCGCGGACGGCACAGCGCCGGTCGCCGTGGCGGTCGTGATCGAGGACGACAACGCCGTCCGTGACGACATCTCCGGCGGTGGCCTCGCGGCACCGATCGCGAGGAACGTGATGGAGGCGGTCATCGAGAGCAAGAAGTGA
- a CDS encoding FtsW/RodA/SpoVE family cell cycle protein: MSSTTNSPTHHTSTIGAIGAPSRRNTELALLLFAVVIPVFAYANVGLAINDSVPPGLLSYGLGLGLLAGVGHLVVRKFAPYADPLMLPLATLLNGLGLVVIWRLDQSEKLQASRTFVEAAPRQLLYSAMGVALLVVVLIFLKDHRVLQRYTYISMAAALLLLVMPLIPGLSAPTYGAKIWIKIPGLGTLQPGEFAKIALAVFFAGYLMVKRDALALASRRFMGLYLPRGRDLGPILVVWVMSILILVFETDLGTSLLFFGMFVIMLYVATERTSWIVFGLLMSAVGAVGVASFEPHIQTRVQAWLNPMREFELSRAGVQDGVVHSEQAMQALWAFGSGGTLGTGLGQGHSDLIGFAANSDFILATFGEELGLAGVMAILLLYGLIIERGVRTALAARDPFGKLLAIGLSGAFGLQVFVVAGGVMGLIPLTGMTLPFVAYGGSSVIANWALIGILLRISDTARRPAPAPAANPDAEMTQVVRPS; the protein is encoded by the coding sequence ATGAGCAGTACTACGAACTCGCCGACGCACCACACGTCCACGATCGGCGCGATCGGCGCCCCGAGCCGACGCAACACCGAGCTGGCGCTGCTGTTGTTCGCCGTCGTCATCCCGGTGTTCGCCTATGCCAACGTCGGGCTGGCCATCAACGACTCGGTGCCTCCGGGCCTGCTGAGCTACGGGCTCGGGCTGGGTCTCCTCGCGGGCGTCGGCCATCTCGTCGTCCGGAAGTTCGCCCCGTACGCCGACCCCCTGATGCTGCCCCTGGCCACTCTGCTCAACGGGCTCGGCCTGGTGGTCATCTGGCGGCTGGACCAGTCGGAGAAGCTGCAGGCGAGCAGGACCTTCGTCGAGGCGGCACCGCGCCAGCTGCTGTACTCGGCGATGGGCGTCGCCCTGCTCGTGGTCGTGCTGATCTTCCTGAAGGACCATCGGGTCCTCCAGCGGTACACCTACATCTCCATGGCCGCGGCCCTGCTCCTGCTCGTGATGCCGCTGATCCCCGGCCTCAGCGCCCCGACGTACGGCGCCAAGATCTGGATCAAGATCCCGGGCCTCGGCACGCTCCAGCCCGGTGAGTTCGCGAAGATCGCCCTCGCGGTGTTCTTCGCCGGCTACCTCATGGTCAAGCGGGACGCCCTGGCCCTGGCCAGCCGCCGCTTCATGGGCCTGTACCTGCCGCGCGGCCGCGACCTCGGTCCGATCCTCGTCGTCTGGGTGATGTCGATCCTCATCCTGGTCTTCGAGACCGACCTCGGTACGTCGCTGCTGTTCTTCGGAATGTTCGTCATCATGCTGTACGTCGCCACCGAGCGGACCAGCTGGATCGTCTTCGGTCTGCTGATGTCCGCGGTCGGCGCCGTCGGCGTGGCGAGCTTCGAGCCGCACATCCAGACGCGTGTGCAGGCCTGGCTCAACCCGATGCGCGAGTTCGAACTGTCCCGCGCGGGCGTCCAGGACGGTGTCGTCCACTCCGAGCAGGCCATGCAGGCGCTGTGGGCCTTCGGCTCCGGCGGCACCCTCGGCACCGGCCTCGGGCAGGGCCACTCCGACCTCATCGGCTTCGCCGCCAACTCCGACTTCATCCTCGCCACCTTCGGCGAGGAGCTCGGCCTGGCCGGCGTCATGGCGATCCTGCTCCTCTACGGCCTGATCATCGAACGGGGCGTGCGCACCGCGCTCGCGGCCCGCGACCCGTTCGGCAAGCTGCTGGCCATCGGCCTGTCCGGCGCCTTCGGCCTCCAGGTCTTCGTCGTGGCCGGCGGTGTCATGGGCCTCATCCCGCTGACCGGTATGACGCTGCCGTTCGTGGCCTACGGCGGTTCCTCCGTGATCGCCAACTGGGCGCTGATCGGCATCCTGCTCCGCATCAGCGACACCGCCCGACGCCCGGCCCCCGCTCCCGCCGCCAACCCCGACGCCGAGATGACCCAGGTGGTCCGCCCGTCATGA
- a CDS encoding Stp1/IreP family PP2C-type Ser/Thr phosphatase, with amino-acid sequence MSLSLRFAAGSHKGMIREGNEDSGYAGPRLLAIADGMGGAAAGEVASSEAISTIVALDDDVPGSDLLTSLGTAVQRANDQLRSMVEEDPQLEGMGTTLTALLWTGQRLGLVHVGDSRAYLLRDGVLTQITQDHTWVQRLVDEGRITEEEATTHPQRSLLMRALGSGDHVEPDLSIREVRAGDRYLICSDGLSGVVSHQTLEDTLASYQGPQETVQNLIELALRGGGPDNITVIVADVLDLDTGDTLAGQLSDTPVVVGAVAENQHQLHDNGIMQTPAGRASGLGRQGHGQGGGEFGPPGSGDTTGYIPATGFGYGDDDFVKPRGKGRWLKRSLYTALVLAVIGGGLYGGWRWTQTQYYVGTQGEHVALYRGISQDLAWVSLSKVEKDHPEIELKYLPPYQQKAVKATIAEGGLKNAQAKIQELSVQASACRKEAQRREAESRNNSRTGEGEAGGTTGTTPASFTSKATPTPNPSNPSGSPSAPEKSTPPTTTAPTPSPGPSLSEEEQKVVSLCGKQ; translated from the coding sequence ATGAGTCTGTCACTGCGCTTCGCGGCCGGATCGCACAAGGGCATGATCCGGGAGGGCAACGAGGACTCCGGGTACGCCGGCCCACGCCTGCTCGCCATCGCCGACGGCATGGGCGGCGCCGCCGCCGGTGAGGTCGCCTCCTCCGAGGCCATCTCCACCATCGTCGCCCTCGACGACGACGTCCCCGGCTCCGACCTCCTCACCTCGCTCGGCACGGCGGTGCAGCGCGCCAACGACCAGCTGCGCTCGATGGTCGAGGAGGACCCCCAGCTGGAGGGCATGGGGACCACCCTCACCGCCCTGCTGTGGACCGGGCAGCGCCTCGGCCTGGTGCACGTCGGCGACTCCCGCGCGTACCTGCTCCGCGACGGTGTGCTGACCCAGATCACCCAGGACCACACCTGGGTGCAGCGCCTGGTCGACGAGGGCCGCATCACCGAGGAAGAGGCCACCACCCACCCCCAGCGCTCGCTCCTCATGCGCGCGCTCGGCTCCGGCGACCACGTCGAGCCGGACCTCTCCATCCGCGAGGTCCGCGCCGGCGACCGCTACCTGATCTGCTCCGACGGCCTGTCCGGGGTGGTGTCCCACCAGACGCTGGAGGACACCCTCGCCAGCTACCAGGGCCCCCAGGAGACCGTCCAGAACCTCATCGAGCTGGCGCTGCGCGGCGGCGGCCCCGACAACATCACCGTCATCGTCGCCGACGTCCTCGACCTGGACACCGGCGACACCCTCGCCGGGCAGCTGTCCGACACCCCGGTCGTGGTCGGCGCGGTCGCCGAGAACCAGCACCAGCTGCACGACAACGGCATCATGCAGACCCCCGCCGGCCGCGCCTCCGGGCTCGGCCGCCAGGGGCACGGCCAGGGCGGCGGCGAGTTCGGCCCGCCCGGCTCCGGCGACACCACCGGCTACATCCCGGCGACCGGCTTCGGCTACGGCGACGACGACTTCGTCAAGCCGCGCGGGAAGGGCCGCTGGCTGAAGAGATCCCTCTACACCGCCCTGGTGCTCGCCGTCATCGGCGGCGGACTCTACGGCGGCTGGCGCTGGACGCAGACGCAGTACTACGTCGGCACCCAGGGCGAGCACGTCGCGCTGTACCGGGGCATCAGCCAGGACCTGGCCTGGGTCTCCCTCTCGAAGGTCGAGAAGGACCACCCCGAGATCGAACTCAAGTACCTGCCGCCGTACCAGCAGAAGGCGGTCAAGGCGACCATCGCCGAGGGCGGGCTGAAGAACGCCCAGGCGAAGATCCAGGAACTGTCGGTACAGGCCTCCGCGTGCAGGAAGGAAGCGCAGCGGCGCGAGGCCGAGAGCCGGAACAACTCCAGGACCGGCGAAGGCGAGGCCGGCGGCACCACGGGAACCACTCCCGCCTCCTTCACGTCAAAGGCCACACCGACGCCGAACCCGTCGAACCCGTCGGGCTCGCCGTCGGCGCCTGAGAAGTCCACGCCCCCGACCACGACCGCACCCACTCCCAGCCCCGGCCCCAGCCTCTCGGAGGAAGAGCAGAAGGTCGTCTCGCTGTGCGGTAAGCAGTAG
- a CDS encoding FHA domain-containing protein, translating to MSELTLTVMRLGFLAVLWLFVIVAVQVIRSDLFGTRVTQRGSRREAGRQQQAARQAPPQQRQQASGGRRGRNAPTKLVVTEGTLTGTTVALQGQTITLGRAHDSTIVLDDDYASSRHARIYPDRDGQWIVEDLGSTNGTYLDRTRLTTPTPIALGAPIRIGKTVIELRK from the coding sequence ATGTCAGAGCTGACCCTCACGGTCATGCGGCTGGGGTTCCTGGCCGTTCTGTGGCTGTTCGTGATCGTGGCCGTGCAGGTCATCCGGAGCGACCTGTTCGGGACGCGCGTCACCCAGCGCGGATCGCGCCGCGAGGCCGGCCGGCAGCAGCAGGCCGCCCGCCAGGCGCCGCCGCAGCAGCGCCAGCAGGCCTCCGGCGGCCGGCGCGGCCGCAACGCCCCCACCAAGCTGGTCGTGACCGAGGGCACCCTCACCGGCACGACGGTCGCCCTGCAGGGCCAGACCATCACCCTGGGCCGGGCGCACGACTCGACGATCGTGCTGGACGACGACTACGCCTCCAGCCGCCATGCCAGGATCTATCCGGACCGCGACGGCCAGTGGATCGTCGAGGACCTCGGCTCCACCAACGGCACGTACCTGGACCGGACCCGGCTGACGACTCCCACACCGATTGCGCTGGGCGCGCCGATCCGCATCGGCAAGACCGTCATCGAGCTGCGGAAGTAG
- a CDS encoding DUF3662 and FHA domain-containing protein produces MGVLKKFEQRLEGLVNGTFAKVFKSEVQPVEIAGALQRECDNNATIWNRDRTVVPNDFIVELSTPDFERLSPYSGQLGDELAGMVRDYAKQQRYTFMGPIKVHLEKAEDLDTGLYRVRSRTLASSSSQAGPGGAAAPAAPAAPPAGRPGGYGYRRRRAAGAPPMPAAPPPGGCPAGTGTRRPRAPAAPGRAAAGGRTRHWIEINGTRHQISRPTLVLGRSTDADVRIDDPGVSRRHCEIRTGTPSTIQDLGSTNGIVVDGQHTTRATLRDGSRIVVGSTTVIYRQAEG; encoded by the coding sequence ATGGGAGTCCTGAAGAAGTTCGAGCAGCGTCTCGAAGGTCTGGTCAACGGCACCTTCGCCAAGGTGTTCAAGTCCGAGGTCCAGCCCGTGGAGATCGCCGGCGCGCTCCAGCGCGAGTGCGACAACAACGCCACCATCTGGAACCGCGACCGGACGGTCGTCCCCAACGACTTCATCGTGGAACTGAGCACGCCGGACTTCGAGCGGCTCAGCCCGTACTCCGGCCAGCTCGGCGACGAGCTCGCCGGCATGGTGCGCGACTACGCCAAGCAGCAGCGCTACACCTTCATGGGCCCGATCAAGGTGCACCTGGAGAAGGCCGAGGACCTCGACACCGGCCTGTACCGGGTGCGCAGCCGTACGCTCGCCTCCTCCAGCAGCCAGGCCGGCCCGGGAGGCGCCGCCGCGCCCGCCGCGCCCGCCGCCCCGCCGGCCGGACGCCCCGGTGGCTACGGCTACCGCCGCCGCCGCGCCGCCGGCGCCCCGCCCATGCCCGCCGCGCCGCCGCCCGGCGGCTGCCCGGCGGGTACGGGTACCCGCCGGCCGCGGGCGCCAGCGGCCCCCGGCCGCGCCGCCGCCGGCGGACGCACCCGCCACTGGATCGAGATCAACGGCACCCGCCATCAGATCTCCCGCCCGACGCTCGTGCTGGGCCGCAGCACCGACGCCGACGTGCGGATCGACGACCCCGGCGTCTCCCGCCGGCACTGCGAGATCCGGACCGGAACGCCCTCGACGATCCAGGATCTCGGATCCACCAACGGCATCGTGGTGGACGGGCAGCACACCACCCGCGCTACGCTCCGCGACGGCTCGCGGATCGTCGTGGGCAGTACCACCGTTATCTATAGGCAAGCCGAAGGGTGA